GGTAATTTTCCGGTTGCATGTCCGTTGAGAATGCCGGAGGCACCGAAATCCGGCAAAATGATCGCATCGTAGCGATCCACCAAATGTCCTGCCTGAATTTCTGCATTCGTGAGGCTACTGTAGGTGAATTCGTGCGTATCTAAAACCCAGCGTGTCCACCCTTCATCCATGTTTGCCGTCCACGGCTTATAGAGTCCTAAGCGCGGCGCCGTCACCTTTGAGAACGACCGATCGAATGTCTTTTCATCAATAGATTCATCTGCATAAATATGAATGCCGAACGCCGCCGCGAGTGCTTCCATTGTCTCCATCTCTTGTACGGGTGGTGATGTCGTTCTAATCAAGATACTCCCACGCGGAAATATTTTACCGCCACTGTTTATTTCCCGATCTGCTCGATAGAGCGTATACTTCGGGCTATTATCTTCTAATTTCGCATTAAATAGGCGGTTGAGGACAATCGCTTCAGTGTTCGTTCGATTCTCCAACAGGTAACCTTTCGGCTCCGGGACACCCTCCAGACGACCTTCCACTTGTGTCAACACAGGAACTGGACTTAAATCTGCTTCAAAGGGATGCACAACTGAGATTGTTCGGACCCCCATCTGTAAAGGTAGTGTCCATCCGGCGATATCATACGGACGTTCCGGGGGCGATTCCGGCGACGGACGGCGTTCTGGATAGCGTTGAACTTCAAGCAGGTCCTTCGCGTGTGCCCGAAACGGTTGCGACATTAAAACAACGTAAGTTTCCGCGGGGTATGCTACACCATCTGCCGTAAAGGGTGCGTTTGCTTGATGAATCTCTACACCCCCGCGTTGCAAAATGTCTAACATCTTAAGAGTTGTGTGAATGTCGCGCTGCTGCGTCGGAATGAGAAACGCCCGAGGTGGTTCGTTTTCTCCTTTTGCTCTCGCGTTGAGTCCCATCTTGTAAAAGTTAGTCTTCAGCATCACCCGATGCTCAGCCACGAAATCAAGAATTGACAGTGCTGCTGCCTTCTCGTATTCTACAATGTTTCGCAGCCGCCACCATCCCCCGGGCCACGGTTCTGGAAAATTCGTGCGGAGTGTGTATGCGTCCAGGCCGCGTCGGTATCCTCTTAAAGTGTGATGCGGTTGGAAGATTGGGGTCGCTATCTCCACGCGTGCCGCTTCTGTCAAAATCCCTACCATGTTATGGCGATACGGGACTGTCCGAAATCCGCCGTGCCACCATGTATCGTAGACAGCACTTGAAAGCACACCTGTAAACCCGTCACTTGTTAAATCGAACGCCAGCTGCGCGCCAATTAGCGAAAGCGTTCGTTGTAGAAGTGGCGGGATATTCGGGTTAACGGGTTCAAAATACGGCGGAATTACAAACCGAGGCCCGCGATAACTCATCTCATGTACGTCGTAGACGACTTCGGGAAACCATTCTTCATAAAGCACGCGCGTGAGGAGTTGCGTTTCTATCTGTGTTAGCATGAACCAATCTCGGTTGTTATCGTGGCCCGTGTATCTGTGATACAACCACGGGATTTCTGAACCTTCATAGGGGGTCCTGACCGTGCGGTTATACCAATCCACGACAATATCCAGACCGTCAGGGTTAGCCGATGGGATGAGCAGAATTATCACATTTTCAAGAATTTTCTGAATGTGTGGACTGTCCGTGGTCGCAAATTCATACGCAAATTCCATTGACATTTGTGATGAGGCAATCTCTGTCGAATGCAGATTACAGTTAATCAGCACTACCGCTTTACCCGCTTGCGCCAACGCATCTAATTCCGATCGATCGTCTGCTGTTATCGCCGCGCGTGGCAATGCGATCTGTGTCTGAATCGCTTTATAACGTGCCAGGTTCTCCAGATTTTCCGGCGCGGAAATCAGTAACATGAGAAAGTCATTGCCTTCTGTCGTTTTCCCGAGTGCTTCTAATAGAATCCGATCCGAGTTCTCAGCGACATGCCGCATGTAATCAGAAACCGTCTGCCATCCTGCTACCTTATAGTCGGCACCGACCTGAAACCCAAGGACTTCTTCTGGAGGCATCAGTTGGGCTTGTGTCGAAGTCTGTATCAGCACTGAACAGATGAGCGATAAGATGAATGTAGACCACCGTGTTATATTTTCGAGTTTGGAGAGGTGTTTTTTCATGGTAGTTGCTTCCGACAGGAATAGGCTGCCGGCGCGCCTCCTATTTGTTTGTTACAAAGATACCAAAAAGTATAACCTGAATTTAACAGCACGTCAACACCCTTTTCCAATCAGCATAGCAATCCTTTCTGACTTTCCAAAAAATCCGCACTTGACTTTTTCAAGATTTTGTGGTATTGTTATAGAGAATAGAAATGTTTTTTGGATATAGTGTTGTAGTCTGCACTTTACAATTTACTGTTCCAACACTCTGAATTCCTATATTAAGACGACGCTTGAATAAAAAACATTTTCAGGAGGAAAACAGAACGAAATGAAAAAAGTTATAATTATCCCACTGGTCGTCCTACTGCTCGCGAGTTTTGGGTGTCAGGATAAACAGAGGGGACCGAGCAATCTATCAGTGGGCAAGAGTAAATTGATTGATAGCGGGAACGCCTTGGAAGCCGTTGAATTGCTTGAAAAAGCGGAGCAGGAAGAGGTAAATAAACTCGAACCGCGCGCCTTACTTGTTATTGCTTATTCTCATGGACTTGCTACCGGAGACGCTGCCAGCCTTGGGGTTGAAGCCAAATTCAAGAATCAACGAACGCAACGCATACAAGAACTGACCGATGCTGAAATGAGACAGATCCTGCAAATTCTCAGCACACCCTCACGCGTACAGAAAGCCGGTTTACAGGCACTTGTGGATAAGGGACCCGAAGTATCGACAATAATTCTCGAGAGTCTCGCGAAGGGAAGATATCCCGCACTTCACGAAAATTTTACAGAGATGCTCGTCCAGATCGGATCTGGCGGTCTTGATTTAATTTTAGCCAAGCTCACTGATGAAATGACACCGCCTGCTCTCAAGATTAAGTTGGTACGGGTGCTATCTAAAATCAGGGACGCGAAAAGCATAGATGCGTTAAAAACCCTGCAAAGTCAGACAGACGAGGCTGCCTTGGCGATGGAGATTAATACGACGCTCTATCAACTCGGTGAGGCGGCATATAAGCAGGCAATCATCGATGGCTTAAATCATAGCGATGTTGCTGTCCGACGCGCCGCCGCGAAAGCTATGGTAGATATTCCCGACATATCAACGAAGGTACTCATTGCAGGATTGGAAGACGATGACTCCGAAGTCGTCGCATCACTTGTAAAAGCACTCGCCGTCCATCAGGATGCTGCTGCTGTTGACCCACTTGTGAAAATCCTTACCAGTGAATTAAACAAAGACCCGAAACAAGCCGCGATTGATACGCTTGATATTTATGGAGAAAACAAACTCACGGGCGGCTTAGCAAAGCCGATTACGATGCTGCTCATTGGTGGAACGGTTACCGATCCAGACAATCGTTTATATCTTGTGCAGCTGCTCAAAAGAGAGCCGTTTCAAAGGCAGCTGAGGGCATTACAGTCGGTCGAAGGATTGGTAGACAAGCTCTATCAATATCACCAAAATACCGAGACGGTCGGGCTCGTCAAAAGAGCACTTAGTGAACTTCTTGACGCAGTTGGTAAGTGACGAGACTTTTTTATAATTTCTAAGTTCAAAACAAACACCCCTTCGTAGTAGGGCAATTTATTGCCCGTCGTATTAAAGCGGGACCAGGTATTTTCCGACTTTCCTATAATTCTGACTTAAATTTGTTGACATAAAAGTGTATTTATTTTAAAATACCTTTTACGCCGTGCTTATTCGGATTGGTAGCCTCTGTCCGATAGGTACGAAAAATCTATAGACGAACAACCTTAATCGTCTTCGCATGCAAACTTCACCCGACATCAAGGTTCGCAACCCGCAATCAGGAGCCTTAAATTGTCTGTATGTTTTTCACGTTGTGGGATATACTTGATGTTCATTATTTTTCATAAAGTCTGCACGCTACAAGAGGCACAAACGGGTGAATCAAATCGAGATTCCAGGAGGAAAAGATAAACGGAACATGAAGAAACTTTTGATGATATTACTGCTTATAGGGGTTGTAAGCTTCGGCTGCCAGCAGAAACAGGTCATCACCCAACTTGAAGTTGGCAGAGGTAAGTTGTTTGCAGGACTCTCACTGGAGGCCGCTCAGCACCTTGAACGTGCTGAAGTGGAGGAGGAAAACAAAGTTGAACCTCGCGCACTCCTCGTTCTTGCATATAGCAACGCTATTTCAACGGGCGCCGCGAGAACCCATAATGTAGAAGCCAGATACCAAAGTGCACGTGACCAGCGCGTTGGTCAATTGGGTGAGTATGAAATAAAGAAAGTTCTGCAACTCCTCGGTGAGCGGCATAGAGTACAAAAAGATGCTATACAAGTCCTGATTGATAGGGGCGCGCCAGCCGTACCTTTCGTTTTGGAAGACATCGTTAAAAATCGGTATCGCGCTGTCCATGGCGACTTCATTCAAATCTTGATAGGAATCGGCACGCCAGCTATTAACGACATACTCAAGGCAGCTGGTGATAGCAACACGCCTCTTGATGCGAAGATTCAACTTATACGTATCATAGGGGATATAGGGGACCCATCTGCCATAGTAGGATTAGAGACACTCCAAAATGCAACCACTGATGAAGGGTTGAAGATGGAAATTAATACCGCACTCTATCACCTCGGCAGCGAAGACTCCGAAGGTAAAATCGTCGCCGGTTTGGCTGATGATAATGTTGTGGTCCGACGCGCCGCCGCAAAATCTATGATGTACCTCAAGGAACATCCTACAGACATGCTGATTGATGCGCTTGACGATTCTGATGACACCGTACGGATGGACGTTGCTAAAGCACTGCTGAAATATCCCGACGCAGGGGCTGTTGACGGTCTCCTCGCAATCCTCACAAACGGTTCGAGTCTCAACACGAAACAGGCGGCTATTGATACGCTAAACCATTATGCCGAAAATGGACTCGCTGATGGATTAGCCCCACGTTTAATCACAATATTGACGAACCCCGAGGTCGTCAACCATGAAGATAGACTCCGTATTGTTCAACTTCTCAAGAAACCTGCTTTGATAAAGCAAATAGATGAGGCTGACCAATACGATAATCTGCCCCACAAAATTGACGTTTTCTATCGGGAGAC
This is a stretch of genomic DNA from Candidatus Poribacteria bacterium. It encodes these proteins:
- a CDS encoding M14 family metallopeptidase, which codes for MKKHLSKLENITRWSTFILSLICSVLIQTSTQAQLMPPEEVLGFQVGADYKVAGWQTVSDYMRHVAENSDRILLEALGKTTEGNDFLMLLISAPENLENLARYKAIQTQIALPRAAITADDRSELDALAQAGKAVVLINCNLHSTEIASSQMSMEFAYEFATTDSPHIQKILENVIILLIPSANPDGLDIVVDWYNRTVRTPYEGSEIPWLYHRYTGHDNNRDWFMLTQIETQLLTRVLYEEWFPEVVYDVHEMSYRGPRFVIPPYFEPVNPNIPPLLQRTLSLIGAQLAFDLTSDGFTGVLSSAVYDTWWHGGFRTVPYRHNMVGILTEAARVEIATPIFQPHHTLRGYRRGLDAYTLRTNFPEPWPGGWWRLRNIVEYEKAAALSILDFVAEHRVMLKTNFYKMGLNARAKGENEPPRAFLIPTQQRDIHTTLKMLDILQRGGVEIHQANAPFTADGVAYPAETYVVLMSQPFRAHAKDLLEVQRYPERRPSPESPPERPYDIAGWTLPLQMGVRTISVVHPFEADLSPVPVLTQVEGRLEGVPEPKGYLLENRTNTEAIVLNRLFNAKLEDNSPKYTLYRADREINSGGKIFPRGSILIRTTSPPVQEMETMEALAAAFGIHIYADESIDEKTFDRSFSKVTAPRLGLYKPWTANMDEGWTRWVLDTHEFTYSSLTNAEIQAGHLVDRYDAIILPDFGASGILNGHATGKLPPEYVGGIGTEGLANLRAFVEDGGTLICLNRATELPLEYFGLSEKGIVNVVKKANQPKEDAFFCPGSLLRVRIDTRHPIGYGLDRDMAIFFKSGPVFDGVRGDVKAIATYPEFSPLMSGWLEGEKRIRQKTALLETSLGDGRVVLFGFKPQHRGQSYGTFKLLFNAIYYSGQ
- a CDS encoding HEAT repeat domain-containing protein, giving the protein MKKVIIIPLVVLLLASFGCQDKQRGPSNLSVGKSKLIDSGNALEAVELLEKAEQEEVNKLEPRALLVIAYSHGLATGDAASLGVEAKFKNQRTQRIQELTDAEMRQILQILSTPSRVQKAGLQALVDKGPEVSTIILESLAKGRYPALHENFTEMLVQIGSGGLDLILAKLTDEMTPPALKIKLVRVLSKIRDAKSIDALKTLQSQTDEAALAMEINTTLYQLGEAAYKQAIIDGLNHSDVAVRRAAAKAMVDIPDISTKVLIAGLEDDDSEVVASLVKALAVHQDAAAVDPLVKILTSELNKDPKQAAIDTLDIYGENKLTGGLAKPITMLLIGGTVTDPDNRLYLVQLLKREPFQRQLRALQSVEGLVDKLYQYHQNTETVGLVKRALSELLDAVGK
- a CDS encoding HEAT repeat domain-containing protein, with amino-acid sequence MKKLLMILLLIGVVSFGCQQKQVITQLEVGRGKLFAGLSLEAAQHLERAEVEEENKVEPRALLVLAYSNAISTGAARTHNVEARYQSARDQRVGQLGEYEIKKVLQLLGERHRVQKDAIQVLIDRGAPAVPFVLEDIVKNRYRAVHGDFIQILIGIGTPAINDILKAAGDSNTPLDAKIQLIRIIGDIGDPSAIVGLETLQNATTDEGLKMEINTALYHLGSEDSEGKIVAGLADDNVVVRRAAAKSMMYLKEHPTDMLIDALDDSDDTVRMDVAKALLKYPDAGAVDGLLAILTNGSSLNTKQAAIDTLNHYAENGLADGLAPRLITILTNPEVVNHEDRLRIVQLLKKPALIKQIDEADQYDNLPHKIDVFYRETETNDMVKDALNELLLAIEPDTEDLESEN